A region from the Ciconia boyciana chromosome 1, ASM3463844v1, whole genome shotgun sequence genome encodes:
- the LOC140646611 gene encoding C-type lectin domain family 4 member E-like isoform X1: MMTPGGSASRGAAGDAPVEKRSCPLLSSLVLLISAIVLKASLISIWLVAPCSHSGDQPAALQQKFMEWQCVSAVPQGKGRGWTCCPKGWKRFQGSCYYLSDDTMPWADSVQNCTGMGSHLVVINTKAEQVFLTEEVRHSALGFNHYIGLSAPVVGQWQWADRTPYNETAAFWRSGEPTNVTVEKCVVIHKMSNIRNWNDIRCEHHYRICEAAAVTV; the protein is encoded by the exons ATGATGACCCCTGGAGGGAGCGCCAGTCGAGGGGCTGCAGGTGATG cccCAGTAGAGAAGAGAAGCTGTCCACTGCTTAGCTCTTTGGTCCTGCTCATTTCTGCCATTGTCCTCAAAGCAAGTCTCATATCCATCTGGCTCG tTGCTCCCTGCTCCCATAGTGGTGaccagcccgcagccctgcagcagaaatTCATGGAGTGGCAGTGTGTCTCAGCGGTGCCGCAAGGCAAAG GGCGAGGCTGGACATGCTGCCCAAAGGGCTGGAAACGCTTTCAAGGAAGCTGCTATTATCTGTCGGATGATACGATGCCCTGGGCTGACAGTGTGCAGAACTGCACTGGGATGGGCTCCCACCTGGTGGTGATCAACACCAAAGCAGAGCAG GTTTTCCTCACTGAAGAGGTACGACACTCTGCACTAGGATTCAATCACTACATCGGTCTGAGTGCACCGGTGGTGGGCCAGTGGCAGTGGGCGGACCGGACTCCATATAATGAGACAGCAGC GTTCTGGCGGTCAGGGGAACCAACTAATGTGACTGTGGAGAAGTGCGTTGTAATCCATAAGATGTCAAACATACGCAACTGGAATGATATCCGATGCGAGCACCATTATCGAATTTGTGAAGCTGCAGCAGTAACTGTGTGA
- the LOC140646611 gene encoding C-type lectin domain family 4 member E-like isoform X2, with protein MMTPGGSASRGAAAPVEKRSCPLLSSLVLLISAIVLKASLISIWLVAPCSHSGDQPAALQQKFMEWQCVSAVPQGKGRGWTCCPKGWKRFQGSCYYLSDDTMPWADSVQNCTGMGSHLVVINTKAEQVFLTEEVRHSALGFNHYIGLSAPVVGQWQWADRTPYNETAAFWRSGEPTNVTVEKCVVIHKMSNIRNWNDIRCEHHYRICEAAAVTV; from the exons ATGATGACCCCTGGAGGGAGCGCCAGTCGAGGGGCTGCAG cccCAGTAGAGAAGAGAAGCTGTCCACTGCTTAGCTCTTTGGTCCTGCTCATTTCTGCCATTGTCCTCAAAGCAAGTCTCATATCCATCTGGCTCG tTGCTCCCTGCTCCCATAGTGGTGaccagcccgcagccctgcagcagaaatTCATGGAGTGGCAGTGTGTCTCAGCGGTGCCGCAAGGCAAAG GGCGAGGCTGGACATGCTGCCCAAAGGGCTGGAAACGCTTTCAAGGAAGCTGCTATTATCTGTCGGATGATACGATGCCCTGGGCTGACAGTGTGCAGAACTGCACTGGGATGGGCTCCCACCTGGTGGTGATCAACACCAAAGCAGAGCAG GTTTTCCTCACTGAAGAGGTACGACACTCTGCACTAGGATTCAATCACTACATCGGTCTGAGTGCACCGGTGGTGGGCCAGTGGCAGTGGGCGGACCGGACTCCATATAATGAGACAGCAGC GTTCTGGCGGTCAGGGGAACCAACTAATGTGACTGTGGAGAAGTGCGTTGTAATCCATAAGATGTCAAACATACGCAACTGGAATGATATCCGATGCGAGCACCATTATCGAATTTGTGAAGCTGCAGCAGTAACTGTGTGA
- the LOC140646480 gene encoding TRPM8 channel-associated factor 2-like: MHLIGNEAFLVLVSTNGQVLIAASCYGKGRMVVVSHEGILKDSKFSQFLRNAVEWLKPSSEALVGVHPHLDSLLQLLLRAGTKVQAGAELSPSLGVYCMDAYDCTKAKDLVGFVKQGGGLLIGGQAWHWAGRHGKEKVLFEFPGNQVTSVAGVYFTGSEGETGTFSVSKEMPRIPLITQ; encoded by the coding sequence ATGCATCTCATTGGAAATGAAGCCTTCTTAGTGCTGGTGAGCACGAATGGGCAAGTGCTAATCGCAGCATCTTGTTATGGGAAGGGCCGGATGGTGGTTGTTTCCCATGAAGGAATCTTGAAGGACTCCAAGTTTTCCCAGTTCCTCAGAAATGCTGTGGAGTGGCTGAAGCCTTCCTCTGAGGCCCTGGTTGGGGTCCATCCTCATTTGGATTCCctcttgcagctgctgctcagggctggcaCCAAAGTacaggctggggcagagcttAGCCCTTCCCTGGGGGTGTACTGCATGGATGCCTATGACTGCACGAAGGCAAAAGACCTGGTTGGCTTTGTAAAGCAGGGTGGAGGGCTGCTCATTGGCGGCCAGGCCTGGCACTGGGCTGGTCGACATGGCAAGGAGAAGGTGCTGTTTGAATTCCCTGGGAACCAGGTGACCAGCGTGGCTGGTGTGTACTTCACAGGCAGCGAGGGAGAGACTGGCACTTTCTCAGTGTCCAAAGAAATGCCAAGGATTCCTCTGATCACCCAGtga